From the Spiribacter sp. 2438 genome, one window contains:
- a CDS encoding nucleotidyl transferase AbiEii/AbiGii toxin family protein, with protein sequence MTLHALVDAAIRDSPDLAPLRPVIEKELLHYDILQALDQTGLLDKLTFQGGTSLRLCHGAPRFSEDLDFAGGPAFASGDVAGMAEVIESVITQHHGLEVRVKPPSAAPGAEPSPTVTVSRWQVIVTTAPARPDLPRQRVRLEIANVPAYSGQLRPLRRNYTALPDGYEDILVPVETVSEVLCDKLISAVASKAPRHRDWWDLPWLQQQGAELNPEWLAAKIRDYGIADYPSAVDRCLGELPGVIRSADFTRQMSRFLPPAVIRRTLQQRRFLDYLVETNAQLLKAARSEAGR encoded by the coding sequence CAATCCGCGATTCCCCGGATCTCGCGCCCCTGCGGCCGGTGATTGAAAAGGAGCTGCTGCACTACGACATCCTGCAAGCCCTGGATCAGACGGGTTTGCTGGATAAGCTCACATTCCAGGGTGGGACCAGTCTGCGCCTGTGCCACGGCGCGCCGCGCTTTAGCGAGGATCTGGATTTTGCCGGCGGTCCGGCCTTTGCCAGCGGGGACGTCGCGGGTATGGCCGAGGTCATCGAATCGGTGATCACCCAGCACCATGGCCTAGAGGTGCGGGTCAAGCCGCCCAGCGCCGCGCCCGGCGCCGAGCCATCACCCACGGTGACCGTGAGCCGTTGGCAAGTGATTGTGACCACCGCGCCGGCCCGGCCGGACCTGCCCCGGCAGCGGGTGCGCCTTGAAATCGCCAACGTGCCAGCGTACTCCGGCCAATTGCGGCCGCTCCGCCGCAACTACACGGCCCTTCCGGACGGATACGAAGACATTCTGGTGCCCGTGGAGACCGTCTCCGAGGTGCTCTGCGACAAACTGATCTCGGCGGTGGCATCCAAAGCGCCGCGCCACCGGGACTGGTGGGATTTGCCCTGGCTCCAGCAGCAGGGGGCGGAGCTCAACCCGGAATGGCTCGCCGCCAAAATCAGGGACTATGGCATCGCCGACTATCCGAGCGCCGTGGATCGATGCCTGGGTGAGCTGCCGGGCGTTATTCGCAGCGCCGATTTCACCCGGCAGATGAGCCGCTTTTTGCCGCCGGCGGTTATTCGCAGGACCCTGCAGCAGCGCCGATTCCTCGACTATCTGGTGGAAACCAATGCGCAGTTACTGAAAGCGGCTCGGTCGGAAGCGGGGCGATAA
- the clpB gene encoding ATP-dependent chaperone ClpB has protein sequence MDKLTTKFQMALADAQSLALGRDHQMIEPEHLLLAMLDQEGGGVRHLLQQAGVNGAYLRSQLGEAVDRLPTVAGAAGDVHVSNDLNRLLNQTDKLAQKRGDSYISSELFLLAAVQDGQSRVGQLLTGAGANRQALEKAIESTRGGENVDDPNAEDQRQALEKYTIDLTERAEQAKLDPVIGRDEEIRRTIQVLQRRTKNNPVLIGEPGVGKTAIVEGLALRIVNQEVPEALKHKRVLSLDMGAMVAGAKYRGEFEERMKAVLKDLARQEGEIILFIDEIHTIVGAGKAEGSMDAGNMLKPALARGELHCIGATTLDEYRTNIEKDAALERRFQKVLVDEPSVEDTVAILRGLKERYEVHHGVEITDPAIVSAATLSQRYITDRKLPDKAIDLVDEAASRIRIEIDSKPEAMDRLERRLIQLKIEREALNKEEDEASRKRLATLEDEIAEIEREYGEMESVWNAEKAAVEGATGLKEALEQARQELETARRAGDLGRMSELQYGRIPELEQQLEAATQTEDRPAMQLLRNAVTEEEVAEVVSKWTGIPVSKMLEGEREKLLKMESALGERVIGQHEAVEAVSNAIRRSRAGLSDPHRPNGSFLFLGPTGVGKTELCKALAGFLFDTEDAMVRVDMSEFMEKHSVARLIGAPPGYVGYEEGGYLTEAVRRKPYSVLLLDEVEKAHADVFNILLQVLDDGRLTDSHGRTVDFRNTVIVMTSNLGSHLIQEHAGEAQYDEMKRQVMGVVSQHFRPEFINRVDDVVVFHPLEREQIRRITEIQVRDLSERLRERDMTLELSEAALDVLGEAGFDPIYGARPLKRVLQQRMENALAQRILGGEFSPGDVIRVDAVGSGEASELRFERLSEPVEA, from the coding sequence ATGGACAAACTGACCACCAAGTTTCAGATGGCCCTGGCGGACGCCCAGTCGCTGGCCCTGGGGCGTGATCACCAGATGATCGAGCCGGAGCACCTGCTGCTCGCCATGCTCGACCAGGAGGGCGGCGGCGTGCGGCATCTGCTGCAGCAGGCTGGCGTCAACGGGGCCTATCTGCGCTCGCAGCTGGGGGAGGCGGTGGACCGTCTGCCCACGGTGGCGGGGGCGGCCGGCGACGTGCATGTCAGCAATGACCTCAACCGGCTGCTCAACCAGACCGACAAGCTCGCTCAGAAGCGCGGCGACAGCTATATCTCCAGCGAGCTGTTTTTGCTGGCGGCGGTGCAGGATGGCCAGTCCCGGGTGGGCCAGCTGCTGACCGGTGCCGGGGCTAACCGCCAGGCCCTGGAGAAAGCCATCGAGTCCACCCGCGGCGGTGAGAACGTCGATGACCCCAACGCCGAGGATCAGCGCCAGGCGCTGGAGAAGTACACCATCGATCTCACCGAGCGGGCGGAGCAGGCCAAGCTGGACCCGGTGATCGGCCGCGACGAGGAGATCCGTCGCACCATTCAGGTGCTGCAGCGGCGCACCAAGAACAACCCGGTGCTGATTGGTGAGCCCGGCGTGGGTAAGACCGCCATCGTCGAGGGGCTGGCCCTGCGGATCGTCAACCAGGAGGTGCCGGAGGCCCTCAAGCATAAGCGGGTGCTGTCCCTGGACATGGGTGCCATGGTGGCCGGTGCCAAGTACCGCGGCGAGTTCGAAGAGCGCATGAAAGCCGTGTTGAAGGACCTCGCCAGGCAGGAAGGCGAGATCATTCTCTTTATCGACGAAATCCACACCATCGTCGGCGCCGGCAAGGCCGAGGGGTCCATGGACGCCGGCAATATGCTCAAGCCGGCCCTGGCCCGGGGCGAGCTGCACTGCATCGGCGCCACCACCCTGGACGAATACCGCACCAACATCGAAAAGGACGCCGCCCTGGAGCGCCGTTTCCAGAAGGTGCTGGTGGACGAGCCCAGTGTCGAGGACACGGTGGCGATCCTGCGCGGCCTGAAGGAGCGCTACGAGGTGCACCACGGCGTGGAGATCACGGATCCGGCCATTGTCAGCGCCGCGACCCTGTCCCAGCGCTACATCACCGATCGCAAGCTGCCGGACAAGGCCATCGATCTGGTGGACGAGGCCGCCAGTCGGATTCGCATCGAAATCGACTCCAAGCCCGAGGCCATGGACCGCCTGGAGCGGCGCCTGATTCAGCTCAAGATCGAGCGCGAGGCCCTCAACAAGGAAGAGGATGAGGCCTCCCGCAAGCGCCTCGCCACCCTCGAGGACGAAATCGCCGAGATCGAGCGCGAATACGGCGAGATGGAATCGGTCTGGAACGCCGAAAAGGCCGCCGTGGAAGGCGCCACCGGCCTCAAGGAAGCTCTGGAGCAGGCCCGTCAGGAGCTGGAAACCGCCCGCCGGGCCGGCGACCTGGGGCGCATGTCCGAACTGCAGTACGGCCGCATTCCGGAGCTCGAGCAGCAGCTGGAAGCTGCCACTCAGACCGAGGATCGGCCGGCCATGCAGTTGCTGCGCAACGCCGTCACCGAGGAAGAAGTGGCCGAGGTGGTCTCCAAGTGGACCGGTATCCCGGTCTCGAAAATGCTCGAGGGCGAGCGCGAGAAGCTGCTAAAAATGGAGTCCGCCCTCGGCGAGCGGGTGATCGGTCAGCACGAAGCCGTGGAAGCGGTGAGCAACGCCATCCGCCGCTCCCGGGCGGGGCTGTCCGACCCCCATCGCCCCAATGGTTCGTTTCTGTTCCTCGGCCCCACCGGCGTGGGCAAGACCGAGCTCTGCAAGGCGCTGGCCGGGTTCCTGTTCGACACCGAAGACGCCATGGTGCGGGTGGACATGTCCGAGTTCATGGAAAAGCACTCGGTGGCCCGGCTCATTGGCGCCCCGCCGGGGTACGTGGGCTATGAAGAGGGCGGTTACCTGACGGAAGCCGTCCGACGTAAGCCGTACTCCGTCCTGCTGCTGGACGAAGTGGAGAAGGCCCACGCGGATGTCTTCAACATCCTCCTGCAGGTGCTGGACGACGGCCGCCTGACGGACAGCCATGGCCGCACCGTGGACTTTCGCAACACCGTCATCGTCATGACCTCCAACCTCGGCTCGCACCTCATTCAGGAGCATGCCGGCGAGGCCCAGTACGATGAGATGAAGCGCCAGGTGATGGGCGTGGTCTCCCAGCACTTCCGGCCGGAGTTCATCAACCGCGTGGACGACGTGGTGGTGTTCCACCCGCTCGAGCGCGAGCAGATCCGCCGCATCACCGAAATCCAGGTGCGGGATCTCTCGGAGCGGCTGCGCGAGCGGGACATGACCCTGGAGCTCAGCGAGGCGGCGCTGGACGTGCTTGGCGAGGCCGGGTTCGACCCGATCTACGGCGCCCGCCCCCTCAAGCGGGTGCTGCAGCAGCGGATGGAAAATGCCCTGGCGCAGCGGATCCTCGGCGGCGAGTTCAGCCCGGGGGACGTCATTCGGGTGGATGCCGTGGGCAGTGGCGAGGCCAGCGAGCTGCGCTTTGAGCGGCTGAGCGAGCCAGTCGAGGCCTGA
- a CDS encoding type II toxin-antitoxin system VapC family toxin, whose protein sequence is MLYADTSAVLPFYRSEVNSTAVEAIFLCQGGQIGLSPLVRVEIASAIARWSRMGEITESQARRIESALENDIVAGRYRPVPISVEVFDQALRWLSSCKTNLRTLDALHLAAAARQECCLLTADRPLAMAASAFGVDCQILGAEADER, encoded by the coding sequence ATGCTTTACGCGGATACCAGTGCCGTTCTGCCGTTCTATCGCTCGGAGGTGAATAGCACTGCTGTGGAGGCCATCTTCCTGTGTCAAGGCGGGCAGATTGGATTGAGCCCTTTGGTCCGAGTGGAGATAGCCTCAGCAATCGCCCGTTGGTCTCGCATGGGTGAGATCACCGAATCACAGGCGCGCCGTATAGAGTCTGCCCTGGAAAACGATATTGTCGCCGGCCGCTACCGACCCGTGCCCATCTCGGTGGAGGTTTTCGATCAAGCCCTGCGTTGGTTGTCGTCATGTAAAACGAATTTGCGAACGTTGGACGCCCTTCATCTTGCCGCCGCGGCCCGTCAGGAGTGCTGCCTTCTCACCGCCGATCGACCATTGGCCATGGCCGCGAGTGCCTTCGGCGTGGACTGCCAGATCCTGGGGGCGGAAGCCGACGAACGCTGA
- a CDS encoding type II toxin-antitoxin system Phd/YefM family antitoxin, which yields MKEVNVRDARENFASLLRQIEQGGEEITILRHGKPVARMTRVEAQDAVPFISRISLREGIPPMQETAADTVRALREEDERG from the coding sequence ATGAAAGAAGTTAATGTGCGAGACGCCCGGGAAAACTTCGCCAGCCTGCTGAGACAGATCGAGCAGGGAGGCGAAGAGATTACGATTCTTCGTCATGGCAAGCCGGTCGCACGCATGACACGGGTCGAGGCGCAAGACGCTGTTCCCTTCATCTCCAGGATCTCGCTCCGTGAGGGCATACCGCCAATGCAGGAAACGGCAGCGGACACGGTGCGGGCGTTAAGAGAGGAAGACGAACGCGGCTAA
- a CDS encoding SDR family NAD(P)-dependent oxidoreductase: MAPGTPPVILITGCSTGIGRHCALTLQQRGWRVFATARRPADVDDLMAAGLEDALVMDVDDDHSIQRAVDTLLGRTQGRIDAVFNNAGFGQPGALEDLPREALREQFETNVFGAHAVTRAVLPAMRAQGWGRIVQHSSVLGFISLPWRGAYNASKYALEGLTDTLRHELRGTAIHAVLIQTGPVTSEFRANGWTRFQRWVGAEGQASGADWPARVEASVHRDRYHQVIVRLQSEGDPPFTRGPEAVARTLWRALEAAHPKPRYHVTVPTHVFKVLKRFLPSRTLDTVIRWVGG, encoded by the coding sequence ATGGCCCCCGGCACGCCCCCGGTGATCCTCATTACCGGCTGCTCCACCGGCATTGGTCGGCACTGCGCGCTCACCCTGCAGCAGCGGGGCTGGCGGGTATTTGCCACCGCCCGCCGCCCGGCCGACGTGGACGATCTGATGGCGGCGGGGCTGGAGGACGCCCTGGTCATGGACGTGGACGATGACCACAGCATCCAGCGCGCCGTAGACACCCTGCTGGGCCGCACCCAGGGCCGCATCGACGCGGTGTTCAATAACGCCGGCTTCGGCCAGCCCGGTGCGCTGGAAGACCTGCCCCGGGAGGCCCTGCGGGAGCAGTTCGAGACCAACGTCTTCGGCGCCCACGCGGTCACCCGGGCGGTGCTGCCGGCCATGCGCGCCCAGGGCTGGGGCCGCATCGTCCAGCACAGCTCGGTGCTCGGCTTTATCAGCCTGCCCTGGCGCGGCGCCTACAACGCCAGCAAATACGCCCTGGAAGGCCTGACCGACACCCTGCGGCACGAGCTACGGGGCACCGCCATCCACGCGGTGCTCATCCAGACCGGCCCGGTCACCAGCGAATTCCGCGCCAACGGCTGGACCCGGTTTCAGCGATGGGTAGGAGCGGAGGGTCAGGCGAGCGGCGCCGACTGGCCGGCGCGGGTCGAGGCCAGCGTCCACCGCGACCGCTATCATCAGGTCATCGTCCGCCTGCAAAGCGAGGGCGACCCGCCGTTCACCCGGGGCCCGGAGGCCGTGGCCCGCACGCTGTGGCGGGCCCTGGAAGCCGCCCACCCCAAGCCGCGCTACCACGTCACGGTGCCGACCCACGTCTTCAAGGTTTTGAAGCGCTTTCTGCCGAGCCGGACACTGGATACGGTGATTCGCTGGGTGGGGGGCTAG
- a CDS encoding Xaa-Pro peptidase family protein — MDFNRYRDQLADRVGRLELPFEDSEYARRRDGVARAMDDAGLAALLVTDAADICYLTGYNTFEVSVHTALLLTAGAHGRAVLQVPSIETGPAVTTARVDEVVGYRWEAANGAVEQMADIIRDAGVVTADRPKLGTDNWGPALRSGFRDGLAAALPAVTLTDASGLVDGIKIVKSEAEIAMLQASARITETGIAAADSLIAPGVTDQQLAATGSAAMLAAGGEFMSLQPIVTTGWRSSVIHCNHQRHDVNDGDPVFLEFGAAWHRYTAPMMRTRVAGTPTDEMRRTADTIRSIYEALTEHMRPGVSIDTAAAAADQALAPMAERAFFSGVYGYTVGIQFPPSWVEGSGYIARGVEREFAENMVFHLPLMLRIPGEWGIGMSNTVRVTEQGGEPLTRNDLRLQGVG, encoded by the coding sequence ATGGATTTCAATCGCTATCGCGACCAACTGGCCGACCGGGTGGGCCGTCTGGAACTGCCCTTCGAGGACAGCGAATACGCCCGCCGCCGCGACGGCGTGGCCCGCGCCATGGACGACGCCGGACTGGCCGCGCTGCTGGTCACCGACGCCGCGGACATCTGCTACCTCACCGGCTACAACACCTTCGAGGTGTCGGTGCACACCGCCCTGCTGCTCACCGCCGGGGCCCATGGCCGGGCGGTGCTACAGGTCCCCTCCATCGAAACCGGCCCGGCGGTGACCACCGCCCGGGTGGATGAGGTGGTGGGCTATCGCTGGGAAGCCGCCAACGGCGCCGTGGAGCAGATGGCGGACATCATTCGGGACGCGGGGGTGGTCACCGCCGATCGGCCGAAGCTGGGCACCGACAACTGGGGCCCGGCCCTGCGCAGCGGCTTTCGGGACGGGCTGGCGGCGGCGCTGCCGGCGGTCACACTCACTGACGCCTCGGGGCTGGTGGACGGGATCAAAATCGTCAAAAGCGAGGCGGAAATCGCCATGCTGCAGGCGAGCGCCCGCATCACCGAGACGGGCATCGCCGCCGCCGACAGCCTGATCGCTCCGGGGGTGACCGACCAGCAGCTGGCCGCCACGGGCTCGGCGGCCATGCTGGCGGCGGGGGGCGAGTTCATGAGCCTGCAGCCCATCGTCACCACCGGCTGGCGCTCCAGCGTCATTCACTGCAACCACCAGCGCCACGACGTCAACGACGGCGATCCGGTGTTCCTGGAATTCGGGGCCGCCTGGCATCGCTACACCGCGCCCATGATGCGCACCCGGGTGGCCGGCACCCCCACCGACGAAATGCGCCGCACCGCGGACACCATCCGGTCCATTTATGAGGCGCTCACCGAGCACATGCGCCCCGGGGTCAGCATCGACACCGCCGCCGCGGCGGCGGACCAGGCCCTGGCGCCCATGGCTGAGCGGGCATTTTTCTCCGGCGTCTATGGCTACACCGTGGGAATTCAGTTTCCGCCCTCGTGGGTGGAGGGCTCCGGCTACATCGCCCGCGGCGTGGAGCGGGAGTTCGCCGAGAACATGGTGTTTCACCTGCCGCTGATGCTGCGCATTCCCGGGGAGTGGGGCATTGGCATGAGCAACACCGTGCGGGTCACCGAGCAGGGCGGCGAGCCCCTGACCCGCAACGATCTGCGGCTGCAGGGGGTGGGCTGA
- a CDS encoding DUF1614 domain-containing protein, producing the protein MQMILGGFLFALLFALIQIGVVTVAFDRLGLSQNAAILLLLMSLGGSAINLPLFTMDATRSPDPELKRKMQAMSRLAPRVPEGKVLIAVNVGGCVIPVAFSLYLLQYHPLPVLAVIGAIAIQSGICYAFSRPIPGMGIGMPILVAPIAAAVVAVTLAPEQSAPLAYICGTLGVLAGADLLRLRDVRGLGSPLASIGGAGTFDGVFITGLVAVLLA; encoded by the coding sequence ATGCAGATGATCCTGGGGGGATTTCTGTTTGCGCTGCTGTTCGCCCTCATCCAGATCGGTGTGGTCACCGTGGCCTTTGACCGGCTGGGGCTGTCCCAGAACGCCGCCATTCTGCTGCTGCTGATGTCCCTGGGGGGCAGCGCCATCAATCTGCCGCTGTTCACCATGGACGCCACCCGGTCGCCGGACCCGGAGCTCAAGCGCAAGATGCAGGCCATGAGTCGGCTGGCCCCCCGGGTGCCCGAGGGCAAAGTCCTGATCGCCGTGAACGTTGGCGGCTGCGTGATCCCGGTGGCGTTCTCGCTGTACCTGCTGCAATACCACCCGCTGCCGGTGCTGGCGGTGATCGGGGCCATCGCCATCCAGTCCGGCATTTGCTACGCCTTCAGCCGACCCATCCCGGGCATGGGCATCGGCATGCCCATCCTGGTGGCCCCCATTGCCGCGGCGGTGGTGGCGGTGACCCTGGCGCCGGAGCAGAGCGCGCCGCTGGCCTACATCTGCGGCACCCTGGGGGTGCTGGCCGGGGCGGATCTGCTGCGCCTGCGGGATGTCCGCGGCCTGGGCTCACCCCTCGCCTCCATCGGGGGGGCCGGCACCTTTGACGGAGTCTTCATCACCGGGCTGGTGGCAGTGTTGCTGGCGTGA
- a CDS encoding FmdB family zinc ribbon protein, which translates to MPIYEYACDACGHELEALQGLSDDPLNECPACGKAALRRKISAAAFRLKGGGWYETDFKKDKQRNLAGDKKAESKPAAKSEDAKPKSGEGKTATKPAKAD; encoded by the coding sequence ATGCCGATTTATGAATACGCCTGCGATGCCTGTGGCCACGAGCTCGAGGCGCTGCAGGGTCTCTCCGATGACCCCCTCAACGAGTGTCCCGCCTGCGGAAAGGCGGCCCTGCGCCGCAAAATCTCGGCGGCGGCGTTCCGCCTGAAAGGCGGTGGCTGGTACGAAACGGATTTCAAAAAGGACAAGCAGCGCAATTTGGCCGGTGACAAAAAAGCCGAGAGTAAACCCGCGGCAAAGTCAGAGGATGCGAAGCCGAAGTCCGGCGAGGGCAAAACCGCGACCAAGCCCGCCAAAGCGGATTAG